The DNA window TATCCATGTTCCCGAAATAATTGCATCACAAGGTGTCTCCGTTGTTCCAACATTCTCCTATGACcacgttcattttcatttctaccAATCCCTACTGCATTTCCTACACCTCCTACAGGCGTTTTTGGTGTCCGCGGAGAAGTATCTTCTACTTCCCCTGCTATATCTGTATTAAGTCTATATGCGTCGATATTAAAATCTGGACCAAAGAATGTAGTTCCCGTCAATTTGACACTCGAAGTTGATTTCGGCGTAGCGGACACTGACGCATCAGAATCAATATCATCTTCGtttactaaaaaaaataaaatggagaagttttatttgtaaatcgATGTAAGACACAAAGTTCAAcacacataaaaatataaaaacactCACAGTTACTTCTATGAGGTCCTTGAGATTTCTTCCGATAACCTTGCATCGATGCTTGTAAATTTGATGAGTGTAATCCGGAAGTAACAGTGCTATGTCCAGAAGAACCTGGAGTATTTATAGTGATTGCACTTGGGCTCTGTATATCTTCCGGTTTAAATTCTGGTAACGATGAAAATTTCTCTTGAAAATTTACTTGTTCAAGAACCCTAAACATAGTTTAATATCAAAGTCAAATTGAAATACATTTGTAAATGTTtgtaaatagttatatattttaacatcaATTCGATAGAGAGTGAcataataaagtataatttattaagcTTTGAATACACACCTATCCATACCATCTTCGACATTCTTTTTGAAGAAGGAGCCTTTTTTAGTTGAAGGGGATGGGGATGTACGAGACTCCGATATATTTTGTTGTTGCATCGATTCGGAAGATTGAGAAGTATTTCCCTGTGGTCGACTTTGGTCAGAACGTTGTTGAGATACTGAAAGTCCATGTTCTCCTGTGGTTGTTGTGGAGGGCATTgctgtatataaatataataaataatacatagtactatttttgattttttgtctaaaatttatattcatacttatattaataaataatttatatttctatcttacCCATTAATTGTCTTCTTTGCAATGGTGCTCTTCCAAGTTGAGCTGGTGTCGGTGCTAGCATAAAAGGACCTTTATTTGATCCTATATCACTATTTGGATCTTCATCTACAgaatatgatttatttgatGAATGTTCACTATTAATGTGACTGCTATGAGGCGTATGCGGTGTATGTGGTGTAAGTGGTTGTTTAAGTTTATCATTTGAAGATGTTAGAAGAACGTTGCCTGTATCTTTCCTATCTTGCTCACTTTTTATATTGCTCCCTAAAACATAACATAACagaaatatatcattatatatttaaataaaagagtTAATAAACATTCGAACGTTTtgatatgattaataaattaggATTATCTGTATTGTAATGTTTACCATAAAATTGAGCATGATTCGACGCTGTTTGGGTATCATTTTTGTCAGATTCTGCTAAACGTGCGATAGAATGACTGATTCCTCTATAAGGCGATGTTGTAGAATTTGTAGAAACTGGATAATGTTTGCTCACGATAACACTTTGTGCTTCAACCTTGGTACCGGAGATCAAATTTTGCGAAGATATATTGCGGCTTCCAGCATctaaaatttagaaataaatacataaatcaaaaaagaaatatgtatatgtatatgtatgcatgtgtgtgtatatatgtatgcatttttttttatataataaaatttcaaatttgttataaaatgattatcaaAGTATGCACTTACCAGAGATAGGTATATTGAAGCCGCAATACATCCGGGGATGCGGTGTTGTAGGGCCAAGGTACTGCGGTCCCTGCTGTGGTTTGGAAATAGCCACCAAATTGTTATCAAGCAATGTAAGAGTGAACGGTGGTTGAGAAGGGACAGCAGAAGTAAGGGGATGAGCGGTAGTGGCTAAAGACTGCAACGGCTGCTGTTGTTTTAACAGAGCCATCATAGGTTTCGTTCCAATCTGTTAGTATTGTATATAGTAGCTCATAAAGGAAgtgtgatataataatatgttgtaatattaacaatacttACAATTCTATTgcagtatataaatatgtgtgtgtatatatacatatatatacatatatacatatacatatatatatttacatatttgatattaaGACATAATCAAGACATGTTCAGTTGTTGCAAATTTGTGTCAAGGAAGTGCTACACTGTATATGGTATAGGCCTAaccattatattatattttaatgtattcttactattgttatattcataCAGCTAGATCAatgatatagataaaaatttatttatacaataaaatactTACTGAATGTAGCACAGGAGCAGCTGTAAATTTAGGTATGTTTCTTCCATTGTCAGTATGAATGTTCGCTACTAGACTACTCATGCTATATTGAGTGCTATATTGTTGTTCATTTTTCACTGGTTCCGGTTTTATAACTTTCGGTGACACTGGCATGGTTATAAATGCACCACCCGTAGGTTGAAATCCTGATACTCCTGTTGGATTTATCGGGCTATGATAAGGATAAGTGCTTGATAAAACTGATACTGTGCCACCTTTATCAATGGAAGTATGATGATACTTGGTTGTGGTTTCTATACTTGTTGATGGTATTCGTGCTATaggaataaaaattcaatattagaattaaaatgtaaatattataatataataaatctttaaaacaataaaagataCCTTTTATAGGTTTAGGTCTACAAGTTATTTCCTGTTTGACATTCACTCCATCTCTTTTTTGCCCACTAACAGGTGAAAATTGCGATtgattaaaagattttttgtCCATATCTTCCTCTTGTGCATCATTGTCACTATCAGTCAATTTATCTTTACATTTCAAATCTATTTCTGGTTGAGGATCTTCGCAAATAACCATTTGATCATCGTCCGATCCATTAGCGTCTTCGTCTTGTTTCGATTCAGGTTCGGTAGTATCAATTTGTAAAGGTATGTCCAAAATACGATGTGGTGCATGTGTCTGATTAATAATCTacataaaaaacgaaaaggtcgTATTTGTAAAACGTAATAACAAAACTTTTAAAttagttaaattttttttttttacttgtttgaatttacatgataaaaataaggacATTACCTCAATAGTAGGAGTTTCTGTATATACCGTCGTAACTGGAACAGACACCTCGTCTGTTCCTCTTGGCGTTAAAGGTACATCTTCCGTCGGTGGTCCCATATCTGTTTCTTCTCCAGTACTATTTAATTTTCCTCTAGAATCGCTACCCTTAAAGCTTGTTGTGGACGATTTTCTTCTATCCTTGCTACACCATTTCCAATCTGGGTGTGCTTTGAAATGTGCCTCCTTAACTTCAGACGCAAGATCATGAtacttttgtttctcttcaGGACCCAGAGCATACCACCATTCTCCCAAAATCTTAGAAACAGTGCGATTATCTTGATTCGGATGTCTTTGGTGCACAACTGCGCGATGCCGTTtcgaaaatatcataaatgCGTTCATCGGTCGACGTATTCTATCCTTTGTCTGTAAAATCACaatttcttacattttttacTCTGTACAAAGGGAAGACTATGCAAAGAGTAggttttgatttattaatgtATAACATCTTACTTTTAGTGGACTCTGTGGCTCCTTGGAATGCAAAGCACTAAGGGATTGACTACGccttttattagtattaatttcGATCTCTGCGGGTGTTGTCGGTTCTGGTTCAAAaacatcatcatcttcttcttcagcAGGAGTAATTTGATCTGCACCTGGTGCTGAGCCATCCTCGCCGGATGTATTGATACTTATTGGAATCGGCGGTGCACTTAATGGTGGACTGAGAGCAGATGGTGGAGGACTCACCTCTGATTGATCCAAAACTGTTGTTTGCCAGGAGAAAgctataatgaaataaataacttaataaaaaatgcaaatggttaataataaattaggcAATAGCACTTGATGCAAATTACTGCGGTAACTAATTATTGAATACACAGGATTGTTGCTatattgtaaagaaaataacacaAGTTAGTGaatgtgaaataaaatttaaattacgaATTAAATCAGTAAATTGACATTCACTTGTCACTAcagttaatttattttcttgggcacaaataatcgaaatttagattaatttgtaatttatgtttcgtcaataaaagataaatataataatataacaataaaataatctgGATAGTTTTAAAGACAatgtgaaaaagaatttttttcatagaatgtgttattttataattttacatctttattccttcattttcactattaaaatagttttattttatatgatgttaaaaaatatcaaaaataataatattcctgCAATcctaataatattagcattattattattataaagcaTTAGTCCACCAAATAAATCATAGATTAATCttgcaataattatttaaacaccCTTCCCCAACATTAAAGTGATTTAAAGCACATAGATATTCTTGGCTGGATGAAATATTATGTGAAATGCAGTTAAAGTGAAgcaaaaattcaattaattggTTATATTTGTTGTAAAATTGAGTATGGTATATTGCATAAAATCTATATGCAAACACTGCTGCTTTAATTttgcataaaattattttaacatactaataaatcgatattaaaatcaaatgtaAATTGTTAACTTTAAAAGGGGTaataatctaaaatatattgtaCGTGTATAAGGATGCTTAGAATAAGTaaaggtaaaaataaaataattaaagtgaaaaatatatgtacacaaataattattatatgactgattatttcaatttaattcatGCAATAATCGCATTTCAATGCACAAATATAATCAaactttaatatttacatttgataaaatttaatttgtatgtatgtgtgtgtatataataaataaataaataaataaataaataaataaaaatatatatatatatatatatatatatatatatatatatatacatacatacacacacatatatttatattcatattcatgccatattttatcatataccATTAATAAGCTCCAATTTACAACAAATTTACAAGAAGAATCATTATCTTTCATTTGGCAGTGAGAACTCAAACCTTTTTTCCAGTTGCGCACTGCATTATTCAGTAATGATGGGGGATGGGGCTGGTATGCGGAAGGAACATCATGGCTGCCATCTGTGAAACCTTACGGTTTAGTAAACATCACTAATATTGTGATGACATGAATCcagaattacgataatgagtTGATGAGATTAGATTGGAAAGAAAGTAATGTTGCTTTGTCATAATCtggtaattattttaattggatTACGCATGTGTGTTTGATTGGATGCAAGTATTTAACATTACATTTAGTTTAGAGGTATTGCCTTGCTTACATTGTATAACTTTTGTTATATcaagttatttattataataaaagattattttacatatattggGTACTATATTGTTTTGTaagtttaacaaaattaaatgaatataacagataaattttatttgtgaGATTGTACAGAAGGTATGTCCTCAGCATTTAGAACCATAGTTATTATGTCTTGATTCGTTAATATTTCgttaactatttttattttatgtgttTTATCtgtatgataaaataaaagaactttTATTGTAACACACaggaagaacaaaataaaaggtaTTATAtgaacataataaaataaaaaagaaattaaaatatgaataattaatattatagagaACATTACTTTCTTTCCAATTCACTAGACAAAAGTTATATTGCATTCACAATTGTAcccaataaaatatctttctcaATTAAGCTTTTGGATTTCTATATCCATGTATCAGATCAATACCAGATGACACAGAGAACAAGCGCAATGCATGATTTATACAATGTAAACTTACATAGGACtccattattttttgaattttcttctctaGGAGGTTGAGCTTTCGGGATCTGTATTAGATGTCCAGGCTGAACGATTACATGCTGGAAGACACTGGTAGGAGTTGATGGATTAGTAACTTCTGTTGCGGCTGACATTACAACGTTCGTGGATGGTGCTGAATTCCTTTGTACATCCATATGTGCGGATGTATGTATCCCAATCTTATTAGTCTAACATAATAAtgtttacaataaatatataaattcaaaataaatacatctttttcttttttttttttttcttttttttctttttttctaagtttttataatatactaaaattataaaagtaagaatattCAAACTGAGTGTTCGTGTTTCTTTAcatcttttaaaaatgttaagtAATGTATGTATTCTTTACATAAACGCGCGCGCAATAtcttttttgaataatatacACTTATCTATTATACAGTGTGGTTATTAATTCAGCAACACATAAAAAGCATTTAAAAAATGACTTAAACTTACTTGTTGTAAAACAGAGAGTTTATCGATATGGACGGACACAGCAGGAGTCTGAGATGATTGACATTGATTTTGATGTAACGATGCTGGAAGCTGTGCCAAATGATTCATTAAACCTTGTCTATATTTATCATCTTGAATACCTATATGTCCTGCCGTAgagatatctatattattttttataacaaggTACTTCTTTTCGTGCTGATGTTGCATCACATAAATTGGCTGATTTTGTGGCTGTGCTGTCTGTGCATAATCAACTGGTTGTTCTTGTGGCTTATGTAGAAGAGTCAAATTTTGCGGTGGCGGAGCAGATAAAGACATATGAGGTGAGTGCGATGGTTTCAGAAGTTGTGTATTCTGTTCAGGAACTTCAGAATGATTAGGAAAATTATTGCTTGATGTCAATGCATGCTGCAATATAATTCCTTGTTGTTGTTGAGCTATAGACGTTACGACTGATGGATGTCTTGGTGGTGGACTTTGTTCTGACCACGACAAAGTTAAATTTTGTCCAGGCATTCCACGACTCACTGGAGAGATTCTTATTACACTTGTCCCTATACTTGCTGGAACAGGAGCAGTAGGAGCTGGTCGACTTGGTCTAACCATTCGATTTGGTTCGGGTTTAATTACTTGCTGCTGATATTGAACCAAAAAATTTGACTGCGTAGGAGAATGTTTCCATTTTGCGCTAGGCGAGATTAAGGGGGCTGCATGATGTGCAGGACTCGAAATAGgcataaatacattattttgGTTAAGGCCTAAGGGTGGTACTGGAGACTGATTTATACACGGTGATATGGAAGATTGACCTGTTGGCGATGAAAAGGCTGGTGTAGCTGATCTAGAGCTTCCTAAAGatactaaaataaaaataaaaaaaggtttataaaaatgatcgcGTTCCTTTCctgataataaaactaatgtCCACTTATCTTACCAAGCATGTTAGCAGCTTCAGTCTCATCTTGATCAAAGCGTCCTGCGATTCTTCTATCTCCATAGTTTGGAGAAGTATCAGAACCTCTTGATGTTTCTTCTCCATCAATTTTTCcactataaaataaaattactgtaactaaaattctatataagaagaattaataatatttcattaagatATTGTAATCAAAGTGTCACccaaaatatcataataattacccAGGAAACGCATTTGTCGGGCCTCTAAGGCAAGATCCTTTCAGATTGAGATGTCGGGAACAGAATCCTCTCCTTTGACTTTCTTTTAAACATCCTTCTTTACCACAAAGTCTACGCCATTGTTTCCCAttgaattttttcataattccGTTGGGCATAGACACTACATCACCCTTTTTATACTTATGTGGCGTAGCCGCCTGAGATCTATTTGATtgacattaaatatttaaatgtatctttttaatattataaatattttttttaattgttacttagaatagatagataattaCCTGGGTGTGGCTGCCTGAGAACGCGGTGTTATACTGCGTTGCTCAACTAAACTGCTGGTACTTCCTCTGCTCTGCATACTGCTTCGTTTACTACTTCCTGATAATTTTGCATCTAAAAGTTGAATATATGTgtctataattaattaaatcttttaattattaattattaatatttcacaattataaaacattatatgAAATACGTTTATAAATCTGTATTACCTGCATCTGAaggaaatgtaatattttctctatCCAAGTCATCTTCACTTTCTAGTTCGTCATATGGTCGACTTCCGTTACTTAATGCTGTACTAGCAGAATGTGCAAGAGTCCCTAATGTCATAAGAGGACTAGTACCAGTTGTTCTATAATAACCAGTTGTGTCATTATGCGTAGATATATGAGATGCATGGTGAGGAGTATGATGGAGTTGTAAAATTGACACTGCTGTTGAAGCTTCCACAGAATTTCTATATCCATGATCTGAGtttaaatcgaaaagaaaaaagtatacattatagtatttttattgtgaCTACAGACCAGGATactaaagtaaaaaagaacattACCAACTGCTTCAACTCTGTTAGAGTCAATATCTTCCAGTCCTTCTTCTAATTCATCCCACCAAGGAGGTTGCACCAAACGCAGGTCTGCACGTTTCACTACATAACTATCACTCTGATCGTCTTCTCTTGGTATTTTAACAACAAAACGATTAGGCTTTGTTAATATCTTGCACACTGTCCCTTTCACAAACACTTTAGTTAATGCGTCTATGTGACTATTTGCTGTTGGACATCTAATGCAAACTTTTGCATCTAAAGTCACTTGCCCTAAAGATGGGCTAGCATCCCCTATCACATCATACCTTCCTGCACCTAAAACATCACTATAACGCACTAACTTCCTTTCTCCATCAAATTCTATGAGAATCTCTCCATGAATCACATTACGAATAACACCTGGATAATAACATGAATCCCTTAAAGCTAACACTCTGTGGTCACGCCACTCACTGAGATCAATAGCAACCGTAGCAGGTCGAGGACGAGCACGCATAGGTTCTTCTCTTAAAGAATAATCTACAGCTGTACTCTGAGGAGGTAAAACTACCACCGATGGTGTTGACACCTAATAAAAAATCACAAATTAAGCACATATCAGTATGATTTAAATTTGATCTAAGTAAAACTAAGATTTTAGACTTACTTGGTAACAGTCTGCTTCTTGTTGTTGCGGAGACTGTCGATTAGCCAAACTTGAATGTTGAACTAAACAAGCAATAGATACGTTTGGTGCACGcgtatttatcatattattaacgttgctTGTTACATTACTACATTTATCCATTTCTTCGAGTTCCGATGgatcaaattttcgtttctttggaAGTTTTTTAGCGCTAATTGTTGGATCTGATGGATCCCTTTGTGGAGGAGCAGGAGGCGGGGGTGGTTGTTCTTGAATACATTTCTCTTCAATCGAAGTGCCACCACCCCCGCCTGCTCCATATTGTCCACCTCCTAAGGGACCTCGTTTTTCATGCATCTCAGAATGAGCAGTCAGCATTTTTGCCACCTCACGCTGCTCTAAAAATGTCAAATAATagttcataaataaaaatttatatatccaacatttagtttttttatattctatttagtAATCTGTAAACATGTACATAGCACTTACAGTCTGTACAGTCGAGAGGAGGCTGCAAGCTGTACTGTGATGAATTGACGCTGGCGGGGGGGTGACATCGGCTGGGAGCATACCTCAGCACCCGACTATCTGGAACAGGATGTGTCGAATCTGGACTTTCTCTTCTCTGACAGTTTTGTAACAGGGGTGTTGTTCCCTCTCCCAACTCCAATACTTCTTCCCAACCCCAACTGCCAAGCATCCTCCTCCAAAAGATCTTTTCTTAGATAAACACTTGTATCTTCTTGAACTGTTTCGAACCTCTAACAAAATGTCCTAGATATAAGAAAGtatacaataattagaattatcaaAGAGTTAATATGAAGATCTtaagatatttcatttcaacaTCGGATCACTAAAGTTTATCTACTTCATttctaagaaataaaatatttttatttgcataattgaaaatttgttcaaaattaaaaaacgaatTGCTTATTCAAGGTTCTAAACTTTCTTATAAGCTTCTGTaaacaatagaataaaaaaataactcaTGTTTATAgcagtatttaataatacttggtAATAAGTTCTATAGAAACGGACTTAATAACCAATACACACTAGACAATAAGGATTTGATAATATCTTATGATGTGTCAGACAACTCGGGGACAAAGAAGCAGCAAGCTGACAGTAGTACGAATCACGCTTGCATGTGCATCATTCGGGTATGATCGGTAGTGTCGAAAACAACCGAAGTGTTGCGCGAGACTGGGACCGCCAGCACTCATTTACATTGTGAGCAGGACAGAGAGATCcaaatagtaaaatattttcggCGATTGGGCCCACTTTATTCTAAGCAGTATATACACAAAGATTT is part of the Vespa crabro chromosome 21, iyVesCrab1.2, whole genome shotgun sequence genome and encodes:
- the LOC124431406 gene encoding putative transcription factor capicua isoform X1, which codes for MLTAHSEMHEKRGPLGGGQYGAGGGGGTSIEEKCIQEQPPPPPAPPQRDPSDPTISAKKLPKKRKFDPSELEEMDKCSNVTSNVNNMINTRAPNVSIACLVQHSSLANRQSPQQQEADCYQVSTPSVVVLPPQSTAVDYSLREEPMRARPRPATVAIDLSEWRDHRVLALRDSCYYPGVIRNVIHGEILIEFDGERKLVRYSDVLGAGRYDVIGDASPSLGQVTLDAKVCIRCPTANSHIDALTKVFVKGTVCKILTKPNRFVVKIPREDDQSDSYVVKRADLRLVQPPWWDELEEGLEDIDSNRVEAVDHGYRNSVEASTAVSILQLHHTPHHASHISTHNDTTGYYRTTGTSPLMTLGTLAHSASTALSNGSRPYDELESEDDLDRENITFPSDADAKLSGSSKRSSMQSRGSTSSLVEQRSITPRSQAATPRSQAATPHKYKKGDVVSMPNGIMKKFNGKQWRRLCGKEGCLKESQRRGFCSRHLNLKGSCLRGPTNAFPGGKIDGEETSRGSDTSPNYGDRRIAGRFDQDETEAANMLVSLGSSRSATPAFSSPTGQSSISPCINQSPVPPLGLNQNNVFMPISSPAHHAAPLISPSAKWKHSPTQSNFLVQYQQQVIKPEPNRMVRPSRPAPTAPVPASIGTSVIRISPVSRGMPGQNLTLSWSEQSPPPRHPSVVTSIAQQQQGIILQHALTSSNNFPNHSEVPEQNTQLLKPSHSPHMSLSAPPPQNLTLLHKPQEQPVDYAQTAQPQNQPIYVMQHQHEKKYLVIKNNIDISTAGHIGIQDDKYRQGLMNHLAQLPASLHQNQCQSSQTPAVSVHIDKLSVLQQTNKIGIHTSAHMDVQRNSAPSTNVVMSAATEVTNPSTPTSVFQHVIVQPGHLIQIPKAQPPREENSKNNGVLCFTDGSHDVPSAYQPHPPSLLNNAVRNWKKAFSWQTTVLDQSEVSPPPSALSPPLSAPPIPISINTSGEDGSAPGADQITPAEEEDDDVFEPEPTTPAEIEINTNKRRSQSLSALHSKEPQSPLKTKDRIRRPMNAFMIFSKRHRAVVHQRHPNQDNRTVSKILGEWWYALGPEEKQKYHDLASEVKEAHFKAHPDWKWCSKDRRKSSTTSFKGSDSRGKLNSTGEETDMGPPTEDVPLTPRGTDEVSVPVTTVYTETPTIEIINQTHAPHRILDIPLQIDTTEPESKQDEDANGSDDDQMVICEDPQPEIDLKCKDKLTDSDNDAQEEDMDKKSFNQSQFSPVSGQKRDGVNVKQEITCRPKPIKARIPSTSIETTTKYHHTSIDKGGTVSVLSSTYPYHSPINPTGVSGFQPTGGAFITMPVSPKVIKPEPVKNEQQYSTQYSMSSLVANIHTDNGRNIPKFTAAPVLHSIGTKPMMALLKQQQPLQSLATTAHPLTSAVPSQPPFTLTLLDNNLVAISKPQQGPQYLGPTTPHPRMYCGFNIPISDAGSRNISSQNLISGTKVEAQSVIVSKHYPVSTNSTTSPYRGISHSIARLAESDKNDTQTASNHAQFYGSNIKSEQDRKDTGNVLLTSSNDKLKQPLTPHTPHTPHSSHINSEHSSNKSYSVDEDPNSDIGSNKGPFMLAPTPAQLGRAPLQRRQLMAMPSTTTTGEHGLSVSQQRSDQSRPQGNTSQSSESMQQQNISESRTSPSPSTKKGSFFKKNVEDGMDRVLEQVNFQEKFSSLPEFKPEDIQSPSAITINTPGSSGHSTVTSGLHSSNLQASMQGYRKKSQGPHRSNLNEDDIDSDASVSATPKSTSSVKLTGTTFFGPDFNIDAYRLNTDIAGEVEDTSPRTPKTPVGGVGNAVGIGRNENERGHRRMLEQRRHLVMQLFREHGYFPSTHATSTFQAKHSDIFPNKTSLQLKIREVRQKLKANSTPMSANSLVSPLPVSESSPNVTGPLTAPPTSMGAPHSLPVSSSGS
- the LOC124431406 gene encoding protein capicua homolog isoform X4, with protein sequence MLTAHSEMHEKRGPLGGGQYGAGGGGGTSIEEKCIQEQPPPPPAPPQRDPSDPTISAKKLPKKRKFDPSELEEMDKCSNVTSNVNNMINTRAPNVSIACLVQHSSLANRQSPQQQEADCYQVSTPSVVVLPPQSTAVDYSLREEPMRARPRPATVAIDLSEWRDHRVLALRDSCYYPGVIRNVIHGEILIEFDGERKLVRYSDVLGAGRYDVIGDASPSLGQVTLDAKVCIRCPTANSHIDALTKVFVKGTVCKILTKPNRFVVKIPREDDQSDSYVVKRADLRLVQPPWWDELEEGLEDIDSNRVEAVDHGYRNSVEASTAVSILQLHHTPHHASHISTHNDTTGYYRTTGTSPLMTLGTLAHSASTALSNGSRPYDELESEDDLDRENITFPSDADAKLSGSSKRSSMQSRGSTSSLVEQRSITPRSQAATPRSQAATPHKYKKGDVVSMPNGIMKKFNGKQWRRLCGKEGCLKESQRRGFCSRHLNLKGSCLRGPTNAFPGGKIDGEETSRGSDTSPNYGDRRIAGRFDQDETEAANMLVSLGSSRSATPAFSSPTGQSSISPCINQSPVPPLGLNQNNVFMPISSPAHHAAPLISPSAKWKHSPTQSNFLVQYQQQVIKPEPNRMVRPSRPAPTAPVPASIGTSVIRISPVSRGMPGQNLTLSWSEQSPPPRHPSVVTSIAQQQQGIILQHALTSSNNFPNHSEVPEQNTQLLKPSHSPHMSLSAPPPQNLTLLHKPQEQPVDYAQTAQPQNQPIYVMQHQHEKKYLVIKNNIDISTAGHIGIQDDKYRQGLMNHLAQLPASLHQNQCQSSQTPAVSVHIDKLSVLQQTNKIGIHTSAHMDVQRNSAPSTNVVMSAATEVTNPSTPTSVFQHVIVQPGHLIQIPKAQPPREENSKNNGVLYGSHDVPSAYQPHPPSLLNNAVRNWKKAFSWQTTVLDQSEVSPPPSALSPPLSAPPIPISINTSGEDGSAPGADQITPAEEEDDDVFEPEPTTPAEIEINTNKRRSQSLSALHSKEPQSPLKTKDRIRRPMNAFMIFSKRHRAVVHQRHPNQDNRTVSKILGEWWYALGPEEKQKYHDLASEVKEAHFKAHPDWKWCSKDRRKSSTTSFKGSDSRGKLNSTGEETDMGPPTEDVPLTPRGTDEVSVPVTTVYTETPTIEIINQTHAPHRILDIPLQIDTTEPESKQDEDANGSDDDQMVICEDPQPEIDLKCKDKLTDSDNDAQEEDMDKKSFNQSQFSPVSGQKRDGVNVKQEITCRPKPIKARIPSTSIETTTKYHHTSIDKGGTVSVLSSTYPYHSPINPTGVSGFQPTGGAFITMPVSPKVIKPEPVKNEQQYSTQYSMSSLVANIHTDNGRNIPKFTAAPVLHSQPLQSLATTAHPLTSAVPSQPPFTLTLLDNNLVAISKPQQGPQYLGPTTPHPRMYCGFNIPISDAGSRNISSQNLISGTKVEAQSVIVSKHYPVSTNSTTSPYRGISHSIARLAESDKNDTQTASNHAQFYGSNIKSEQDRKDTGNVLLTSSNDKLKQPLTPHTPHTPHSSHINSEHSSNKSYSVDEDPNSDIGSNKGPFMLAPTPAQLGRAPLQRRQLMAMPSTTTTGEHGLSVSQQRSDQSRPQGNTSQSSESMQQQNISESRTSPSPSTKKGSFFKKNVEDGMDRVLEQVNFQEKFSSLPEFKPEDIQSPSAITINTPGSSGHSTVTSGLHSSNLQASMQGYRKKSQGPHRSNLNEDDIDSDASVSATPKSTSSVKLTGTTFFGPDFNIDAYRLNTDIAGEVEDTSPRTPKTPVGGVGNAVGIGRNENERGHRRMLEQRRHLVMQLFREHGYFPSTHATSTFQAKHSDIFPNKTSLQLKIREVRQKLKANSTPMSANSLVSPLPVSESSPNVTGPLTAPPTSMGAPHSLPVSSSGS